One Algibacter sp. L3A6 genomic region harbors:
- a CDS encoding glycoside hydrolase family 3 N-terminal domain-containing protein — MVTLYGYGRVAKDELPTENWKNEIWKDGLANIDEHLNNVGKKSENSNFLSPPSLHRRALNEVQRWFIEETRLGIPVEFTNEGIRGLCFKGATCFPAQIGVGSTWNTELINKIGKITGEEARVNGYTNVYSPILDLARDPRWGRVVECYGEDPYLVSQYGKAMVKGLQSQNIISTAKHFAVYGSPKGGRDGKARTDPHVNERELHDMYLEPFRVAIQEAGAMGVMSSYNDYNGVPITSSNYFLTEILRNQFRFKGYVVSDSWAVGGLEGRHKIADSYKETVRLAVLAGLNVRTNFNAPQNYIKPLRELISEGAIPVSVIDNLVKDVLRVKFTVGLFDNPYGVPEKADEITHSSENEKIALQASRESMVLLKNENQLLPIDIKQWDNILVTGPNATNKEHSLSRYGPSDINVITVLDGIQTYVGKQSQINYFPGCDITDPNFPENELYPMPFSDENEKMISDAAAAAKNNDLIIAVLGESEHIVGESRSRTSLNLPPVQRKLMDELIKTGKPIVVVLINGRVLTINRLDRDVPAILEAWFPGEYGGQAIAETLFGSYNPGGKLPVTFPRSVGQVPYNFPTKQSAQAGQHAKGPNGIGNTRVSSGLYPFGYGLSYTNFEYSNFVLSTDTATANSELTIQCVIKNTGKYKGDEVAQLYISDEVSSVVTYEKVLRGFKRISLKPGEEQLVVFNLNTKDLSLLNNDMVRVTEPGRFIIEIGSSSKDIRLKGSFNVE, encoded by the coding sequence ATGGTAACTCTATATGGTTATGGTAGAGTAGCTAAAGATGAACTACCAACGGAAAACTGGAAAAATGAAATTTGGAAAGATGGTTTGGCTAATATTGATGAGCATTTAAATAATGTAGGAAAGAAAAGTGAAAACAGTAATTTCTTGTCTCCTCCATCTTTACATAGGCGAGCACTTAATGAAGTACAGCGCTGGTTTATTGAAGAAACAAGACTAGGGATACCTGTTGAATTTACTAATGAAGGAATACGAGGTTTGTGTTTTAAAGGAGCAACCTGTTTCCCTGCTCAAATAGGAGTGGGGAGTACTTGGAATACTGAACTTATAAATAAAATAGGTAAAATCACGGGTGAAGAGGCTCGTGTTAATGGATATACAAATGTTTATTCACCTATTCTTGATTTAGCAAGAGATCCTAGATGGGGTCGTGTTGTTGAGTGTTATGGAGAAGACCCTTATCTCGTCTCTCAGTATGGTAAAGCCATGGTTAAAGGTCTACAAAGCCAAAACATAATATCTACGGCGAAGCATTTTGCTGTTTATGGCTCTCCCAAAGGTGGGCGTGATGGAAAGGCTCGTACAGATCCTCATGTAAATGAGCGTGAACTTCATGATATGTATTTGGAACCTTTTAGAGTAGCAATACAAGAGGCAGGAGCGATGGGTGTTATGAGTTCCTATAACGACTATAATGGAGTGCCGATTACATCTAGTAATTACTTTTTAACTGAAATATTACGCAATCAGTTTAGGTTTAAAGGATACGTAGTTTCTGATAGTTGGGCAGTGGGCGGTCTTGAAGGACGTCATAAGATTGCCGATTCTTATAAAGAAACAGTTCGCTTAGCTGTACTAGCAGGTTTAAATGTGCGTACCAATTTTAATGCTCCTCAGAATTATATTAAACCACTTAGAGAGTTAATTTCTGAAGGAGCTATTCCAGTGTCTGTTATTGATAATCTAGTGAAAGATGTTTTAAGAGTTAAGTTTACGGTTGGTTTATTTGACAATCCTTATGGGGTTCCTGAAAAAGCTGATGAAATAACACATAGTAGCGAAAATGAGAAAATTGCTCTTCAAGCTTCACGTGAATCAATGGTCTTATTAAAGAATGAAAATCAGTTGTTGCCAATAGACATAAAACAGTGGGATAACATTCTTGTAACAGGACCAAATGCCACCAATAAAGAGCATTCATTGAGTAGATACGGCCCTTCTGATATTAATGTAATAACAGTATTAGACGGTATTCAAACCTATGTTGGTAAACAAAGTCAGATTAACTATTTCCCAGGCTGTGATATTACGGATCCTAATTTTCCTGAAAATGAATTATACCCCATGCCATTTTCTGATGAGAATGAGAAAATGATAAGTGATGCAGCTGCTGCAGCTAAAAACAATGATCTTATAATCGCTGTACTTGGCGAAAGTGAACATATTGTTGGTGAATCCCGTTCTCGCACATCGCTTAATTTACCGCCTGTACAGCGAAAATTAATGGATGAGCTTATTAAAACAGGGAAACCAATTGTAGTAGTGCTTATAAATGGAAGGGTGTTAACAATTAACCGTTTAGATAGAGATGTTCCTGCAATTCTTGAGGCTTGGTTTCCTGGTGAATATGGCGGGCAGGCCATTGCTGAAACACTTTTTGGTTCCTATAATCCAGGAGGGAAGTTACCTGTTACTTTTCCTCGATCTGTGGGACAGGTGCCTTATAACTTTCCAACAAAACAAAGTGCACAGGCAGGACAGCATGCTAAAGGCCCTAATGGAATTGGTAATACACGTGTTAGTAGTGGACTATATCCATTTGGTTATGGCTTAAGTTATACGAATTTTGAATATAGCAACTTTGTATTAAGTACAGATACTGCTACTGCTAATTCTGAGCTTACGATACAATGTGTGATTAAAAACACAGGGAAATACAAAGGTGATGAGGTTGCTCAGTTATATATATCTGATGAAGTTAGTTCCGTGGTCACTTATGAAAAAGTGTTAAGAGGATTTAAACGAATCTCTCTTAAGCCAGGCGAAGAACAGCTTGTTGTGTTTAATCTAAATACTAAAGATTTGAGCCTTTTGAATAACGATATGGTAAGAGTGACTGAACCGGGTAGATTCATAATAGAAATAGGTTCTTCGTCTAAGGATATTCGTTTAAAAGGAAGTTTTAATGTTGAATAA
- a CDS encoding alpha-L-fucosidase translates to MKLSFYISLILACFVGGAATAQSNSEIEEAAKAQAEALGQSGIQLTSQNRLSEAQWFPDAGLGLFIHWGMAAVQGKGGLSWTTLANRPWWDYTTVPNDYYALMEDWKAPNVDYDTMLAAAKAAGFTYAVFTTKHHDGFTLWPTEYGEIGTKHTFDGRDFVQEFVNACRKHGLKVGFYYSPPDWYFEREYRSWSFDRKVKLDMNHKQVDKLPKMSEKKQEEGRNLVRQHLTELLTNYGKIDLMWFDGGKGQLPNDKVRELQPGIVINARNNEPGDFGHSEGKLPEKRFNTWFETCTPLWPMRFWSYQDNFPHADAAFTLTNVSCLRAWGGNLLANVGPKGDGETPEEAIVCWNKMAEWMKHSSEAVYEIMAGPWPEKCNQPITLSKDGKNAYIHFLPKLPESFEQFPSQMQKLRKTKDMIPTLPEYTNTVIWKDVPRPNSAVLLRTGEKIVFKWKAGTLTLTLPDVNRSGLVDVVKLSFK, encoded by the coding sequence ATGAAATTATCGTTTTATATCTCATTAATTCTTGCATGTTTTGTGGGTGGAGCTGCTACAGCACAGTCTAATTCTGAAATTGAGGAGGCAGCCAAAGCACAGGCAGAGGCATTGGGGCAGTCAGGAATTCAGTTAACATCCCAAAACAGACTCTCTGAGGCACAGTGGTTTCCTGATGCTGGACTTGGGCTTTTTATCCATTGGGGAATGGCAGCTGTACAAGGGAAAGGAGGGCTTTCTTGGACTACGCTAGCGAATCGTCCGTGGTGGGATTACACCACGGTACCTAATGATTATTATGCGTTGATGGAAGACTGGAAAGCTCCAAATGTGGATTATGATACAATGTTAGCTGCAGCAAAAGCGGCTGGTTTTACTTATGCTGTTTTTACCACTAAGCACCATGACGGATTTACACTTTGGCCAACAGAATATGGCGAAATAGGTACGAAACATACCTTTGATGGTCGAGATTTTGTGCAGGAGTTTGTGAATGCATGTCGTAAACATGGCCTTAAAGTAGGTTTCTATTATTCTCCGCCAGATTGGTATTTTGAACGAGAGTATAGAAGCTGGTCATTTGACAGGAAAGTGAAGTTAGATATGAATCACAAACAGGTAGATAAGCTGCCAAAGATGTCGGAGAAAAAACAAGAAGAAGGGCGAAATCTAGTACGACAGCATTTGACTGAATTACTTACCAACTATGGTAAGATTGATCTTATGTGGTTTGATGGAGGGAAAGGTCAACTTCCTAATGACAAAGTGCGCGAATTGCAACCAGGTATTGTGATTAACGCCCGTAACAATGAGCCGGGAGATTTTGGTCATTCCGAAGGAAAACTACCCGAGAAGCGTTTTAATACTTGGTTTGAAACTTGTACACCATTGTGGCCTATGCGATTTTGGAGTTATCAGGATAATTTTCCTCATGCGGATGCTGCATTTACATTAACCAATGTTTCCTGCCTTCGTGCTTGGGGTGGTAACCTGCTTGCAAACGTAGGCCCTAAAGGAGATGGTGAAACTCCGGAGGAAGCGATAGTGTGCTGGAACAAAATGGCCGAATGGATGAAACACAGTAGTGAGGCAGTTTATGAAATCATGGCTGGGCCGTGGCCGGAAAAGTGTAACCAGCCGATCACATTATCGAAGGACGGAAAAAATGCTTACATCCATTTTCTTCCGAAGCTTCCGGAATCTTTTGAACAGTTTCCTTCGCAGATGCAGAAGCTCCGAAAAACTAAGGATATGATTCCTACGCTTCCTGAGTATACGAATACTGTTATTTGGAAAGATGTTCCGAGACCGAATAGTGCAGTATTACTGCGTACTGGTGAGAAAATTGTTTTCAAATGGAAAGCAGGAACTCTTACGCTTACGTTGCCTGATGTAAACCGTTCGGGGCTTGTAGATGTTGTGAAGTTGTCGTTTAAGTAA
- a CDS encoding alpha/beta hydrolase — protein sequence MKRKQLHLLLLLITFPFLKVISQTDDQSEGRYRELYVKKAWVKLDKNKDGQFSEKENERSWKKLKRFDANKDNQISFEEYASKIQVPYLNTGGKRKLNVLYKVTNEEDLYLDIYYPKNVKENQKLPVVIYTHGGGWAAGSRHGASNASFKTVHTALLEKGFCVVSVSYRLWEKNGTTAMRDCVIDCKDALRYLSKNNKELGVDKSRFYSFGDSAGGQISQMLLLSSPESLEGDRLLKGYDYKMVAGVSWYGPCDFEKTSLFNHDNRENFRDRFGPRILMPDTKEKDKLALYREMSPINYLTKKSPSLLMIQGDSDTTIPVKHAYYMEEKAKKIGIPVTTIIIKNAGHNWRKVGKDIEPTREWIIQKTVDYFVSNL from the coding sequence ATGAAAAGAAAACAATTACATTTATTGCTGTTACTTATAACATTTCCATTTTTAAAAGTAATTTCTCAAACAGATGATCAATCTGAAGGGAGGTATCGTGAATTATACGTGAAAAAAGCCTGGGTAAAATTAGATAAAAATAAGGATGGTCAGTTTTCTGAAAAGGAAAATGAACGAAGCTGGAAAAAATTAAAAAGATTTGATGCAAATAAAGACAATCAGATTAGTTTTGAAGAGTATGCAAGTAAAATACAAGTCCCTTATTTAAATACTGGAGGAAAACGAAAGTTAAATGTATTGTATAAAGTCACGAATGAAGAAGATTTATACCTAGATATTTATTATCCTAAAAATGTAAAAGAAAATCAAAAATTACCAGTTGTAATTTATACGCATGGCGGTGGTTGGGCTGCGGGTAGCCGACATGGAGCTTCCAATGCATCATTTAAAACAGTACATACAGCACTTTTAGAAAAAGGGTTTTGTGTAGTTTCAGTTAGTTATAGACTGTGGGAAAAAAATGGTACAACTGCAATGCGAGATTGTGTAATAGATTGTAAAGATGCCCTTCGTTATTTATCTAAAAACAATAAGGAATTAGGGGTAGATAAAAGTCGATTTTATTCTTTTGGAGATTCAGCTGGAGGTCAGATTTCGCAAATGTTATTGTTAAGCTCTCCTGAAAGTTTAGAAGGCGATCGTTTATTAAAAGGTTATGACTATAAAATGGTTGCAGGAGTTTCATGGTATGGACCATGTGATTTTGAAAAAACAAGTTTATTTAATCATGATAACAGAGAAAACTTTAGAGATAGATTTGGACCCCGAATATTAATGCCAGACACCAAAGAAAAAGATAAGTTGGCCTTGTATAGAGAAATGAGTCCGATTAATTATTTAACCAAAAAAAGTCCTTCTTTATTGATGATTCAAGGAGATAGTGATACAACCATTCCTGTAAAGCATGCTTATTATATGGAAGAAAAAGCAAAAAAAATTGGTATTCCTGTAACTACAATAATCATCAAAAATGCAGGGCATAACTGGAGAAAAGTAGGAAAAGATATCGAACCAACTCGCGAATGGATTATTCAAAAGACAGTAGACTATTTTGTTTCTAACTTATAA
- a CDS encoding PDZ domain-containing protein codes for MLDGTENVSINDCEFTNLGGNLIFANGYNRNIEIIGNQIYNCGASAISFVGDSTAVRSPSYQYREFVPMKDMDTVTGPKNELYPSNCLVENNLIYKIGRIEKQVAGVQISMAMKIHVKNNSIYDVPRSGINVSEGTWGGHIIEFNDVFNTVLETSDHGSFNSWGRDRFWHPKYNVMDSLVKQNPKMPLRDAMYTTIIRNNRFRCDHGWDIDLDDGSSNYEIYNNLCLNRGIKLREGYYRVVKNNIMVNNSFHPHVWFSNSEDVFTNNIVMKKYADIRLKGWGKEVDYNLFPNKKALERSRDKGTDTNSLYGNPLFVNPKNGDFTVKDSSPALKIGFKNFRMDNFGVQNPKLKAIAKEPEIPDLNIHLSGRVSAKTKKWLGVTLKEIETIEEQSSFGIHSMDGVIVLKIDENCKLSKSSLKEGDVIINVTAEEVKNISNFIEIYKKYEYRENILFTIIRDQKEISVEFIN; via the coding sequence TTGCTTGATGGTACAGAAAATGTTTCTATTAATGATTGCGAATTCACAAACCTTGGAGGGAACCTTATTTTTGCAAATGGTTATAATAGAAACATAGAAATTATTGGCAACCAAATATATAATTGTGGGGCATCTGCAATTTCTTTTGTTGGTGATTCAACAGCAGTGCGTTCCCCATCATATCAATATAGAGAATTTGTTCCTATGAAAGATATGGATACTGTTACAGGTCCTAAAAACGAATTATATCCTTCTAATTGTTTAGTGGAAAATAATTTAATTTATAAGATTGGACGTATTGAAAAGCAAGTAGCCGGAGTACAGATTTCCATGGCAATGAAAATTCACGTAAAAAACAATAGTATTTATGATGTGCCGCGTTCAGGAATTAATGTTAGTGAAGGTACGTGGGGTGGTCATATTATTGAATTTAACGATGTGTTTAATACCGTTTTAGAGACTAGTGATCACGGTTCATTTAACTCTTGGGGTCGAGACCGTTTTTGGCATCCAAAATACAATGTAATGGATAGTTTGGTAAAACAAAACCCTAAAATGCCATTGCGGGATGCTATGTATACTACCATTATTAGAAACAACAGATTTCGTTGTGACCATGGTTGGGATATTGATTTAGATGATGGCTCTTCTAATTATGAAATTTACAATAACCTCTGTTTAAACAGGGGAATAAAATTACGAGAGGGCTATTATCGCGTTGTTAAAAATAATATAATGGTAAATAATTCCTTCCATCCGCATGTTTGGTTTTCAAATAGTGAAGATGTTTTTACCAATAATATTGTCATGAAAAAATATGCAGATATACGTCTTAAAGGTTGGGGTAAAGAAGTGGATTATAATTTATTTCCGAATAAAAAAGCATTAGAAAGGTCTAGGGATAAAGGGACAGATACAAATAGTTTATATGGTAACCCTTTATTCGTAAACCCTAAGAATGGCGATTTTACGGTTAAGGATAGTTCACCAGCTTTAAAAATTGGTTTTAAAAATTTCAGAATGGATAATTTTGGGGTTCAAAATCCAAAACTAAAAGCTATAGCAAAAGAACCTGAAATTCCTGACTTGAATATTCATTTGTCAGGAAGAGTAAGTGCGAAAACTAAAAAATGGTTAGGAGTCACCCTTAAAGAAATAGAAACAATAGAAGAACAATCTTCTTTCGGAATCCACAGTATGGATGGTGTTATCGTTTTGAAGATTGATGAAAATTGTAAGTTGTCAAAATCATCGCTTAAAGAAGGAGATGTAATTATAAATGTTACAGCAGAAGAGGTGAAAAACATCTCAAATTTTATAGAAATTTATAAAAAATACGAATATCGAGAGAATATATTATTTACCATAATAAGAGATCAGAAAGAAATAAGCGTAGAGTTTATAAACTAA
- a CDS encoding alpha-L-fucosidase, producing MKTLQKAMFIILFLVCALLNAQKDKLAEDPFSVNNHENKNSEEKPWQNRTPEELRVWANQNLHGKLTAKKVIIDAEHPEWGWFRKSGLGIFLHWGLPSANANTGDAWAIQWSEKKEKAGRYMEPATKMFAVADTWNPDKYDPNKWLKAASKSGFGYAVFTTRHHDGYALWPSKYGDWDTGDKMHGRDLVKDYVQACRANNIKVGFYYSGPNWHYTHKNKEFEHPKTNTYTINYKHEKVDRIPKRTKEMIKGEREESRNQVKELMNDYGPIDVMWWDGNVAVDADELKKMQPNIFVARGNIATPEGLGHGKSNNLKVVNQTNWWWEMCVKSENTFTPNWHYGITCETNHWDTNKLLTELIRCRALGGNLLVNVPPKGNGEMMDWFYEVCNEMESWMKHSREATYNVDLKAPLPTLDKTQNLTTVKGNIYYSLPDAENKILIDDVDKPIAVSLLRTKGGLSFNYSIKNRRLEIILDESVVTTLPDLVKIDFENKQ from the coding sequence ATGAAAACGCTACAAAAGGCAATGTTTATTATACTGTTTTTAGTTTGTGCTTTGTTAAATGCACAAAAAGATAAATTAGCAGAAGATCCTTTTTCTGTAAATAATCATGAAAATAAAAATTCTGAAGAAAAGCCTTGGCAAAATAGAACTCCAGAAGAGCTTAGAGTATGGGCTAATCAAAATTTACACGGTAAATTAACAGCCAAAAAAGTTATTATTGATGCTGAACATCCAGAATGGGGATGGTTCAGGAAATCAGGTTTAGGCATATTTCTTCATTGGGGCTTACCAAGCGCCAATGCGAATACAGGAGATGCTTGGGCAATACAATGGAGTGAGAAAAAGGAAAAGGCAGGGCGTTATATGGAACCTGCTACAAAAATGTTCGCTGTTGCAGATACTTGGAATCCGGATAAATACGATCCTAATAAATGGTTAAAAGCTGCTTCAAAATCTGGTTTTGGATATGCTGTATTTACAACCAGACACCATGATGGTTATGCTTTATGGCCCAGTAAATATGGAGATTGGGATACGGGAGATAAAATGCACGGAAGAGATTTGGTAAAAGATTATGTTCAAGCTTGTAGAGCAAATAATATAAAAGTAGGGTTCTATTATTCTGGTCCTAACTGGCATTACACCCATAAAAACAAAGAATTTGAACACCCAAAAACGAACACATATACGATCAATTACAAGCATGAAAAAGTAGATAGAATCCCCAAACGCACAAAAGAAATGATTAAAGGAGAGCGGGAGGAATCCAGAAATCAAGTAAAAGAATTAATGAATGACTACGGACCAATTGATGTTATGTGGTGGGATGGAAATGTTGCTGTAGATGCAGATGAATTAAAAAAAATGCAACCAAATATTTTTGTTGCTAGAGGTAATATTGCTACACCAGAAGGATTGGGTCATGGTAAAAGTAATAATCTTAAAGTAGTAAATCAGACCAATTGGTGGTGGGAAATGTGTGTAAAATCAGAAAACACATTTACCCCAAATTGGCATTACGGTATAACATGTGAAACCAATCATTGGGACACAAATAAATTACTAACAGAACTAATTAGATGTAGAGCTTTAGGAGGGAATTTATTGGTAAATGTTCCTCCAAAAGGAAACGGAGAAATGATGGACTGGTTTTATGAAGTCTGTAATGAAATGGAATCATGGATGAAACATTCACGTGAAGCAACTTACAATGTTGATTTAAAAGCGCCTCTCCCTACTTTGGATAAAACACAAAACTTAACAACGGTAAAAGGAAACATCTATTATAGCTTGCCAGATGCTGAAAATAAAATTCTAATTGATGATGTGGATAAACCTATAGCGGTAAGTTTATTAAGAACAAAAGGTGGTTTATCCTTTAATTATAGTATAAAGAATCGTCGTTTAGAAATTATACTTGACGAAAGTGTTGTGACTACTTTACCTGATTTGGTCAAGATTGATTTTGAAAATAAACAGTAA